The proteins below come from a single Rosa rugosa chromosome 2, drRosRugo1.1, whole genome shotgun sequence genomic window:
- the LOC133734882 gene encoding ADP-ribosylation factor GTPase-activating protein AGD5, with product MNEKANVTKELNAKHRKILEGLLKLPENRECADCKAKGPRWASVNLGIFVCMQCSGIHRSLGVHISKVRSATLDTWLPEQVAFIQSMGNEKANSYWEAELPPNYDRVGIENFIRAKYEDKRWVAKDGKPKSPSRGREENASTHWQRPVESSGHGYIANSEKKFEERKNIQTASRRDSVPAGRISLPVPPKGPDHVVQVPKPQNVQKTEPAVPQAEATKPAAEVASAAPPKVDYATDLFGMLSVESPSENSSDAAPADDNDWAGFQSANEASKIEKTSPPNAAEGSSKSASGIEDLFADSLSLTPVAEKPKKDVKNDIMSLFEKSNMVSPFAMHQQQLTMLAQQQSLFMAAAKSAGGDQKFPGTTQQPVLNGSNLPSQQQLAMLAQQQSFLMAAAKSAGMDQKFPGVAQQPVSNGSSLPSQSWPNIGYQIPGMMMPIDGQARTAGPANPTGSSVPYPTSSFYSMPQVSPANGLTNAGVNKTQSPAPTSAAASSTPIQKGKDYDFSSLTQGMFAKQ from the exons ATACTGGAAGGACTTCTTAAATTGCCAGAGAATAGGGAATGTGCTGACTGCAAAGCCAA GGGTCCAAGATGGGCCAGTGTGAACTTAGGTATCTTTGTATGCATGCAGTGTTCTGGGATCCACAGAAGTCTCGGGGTACACATATCCAAG GTGAGGTCTGCTACCTTGGACACATGGCTACCAGAGCAGGTGGCATTTATTCAAT CAATGGGAAATGAAAAGGCAAATAGTTACTGGGAAGCAGAACTACCTCCAAACTATGACAGAGTTGGTATTGAAAATTTTATTCGTGCAAA GTATGAAGATAAGAGATGGGTCGCTAAAGATGGAAAACCAAAATCACCTTCTAGAGGACGTGAGGAAAATGCTTCCACACATTGGCAGAGACCTGTTGAAAGCAGTGGGCATGGGTATATCGCAAATTCTGAAAAGAAATTTGAGGAAAGGAAGAACATACAAACAGCTAGTAGAAGAGACAGTGTTCCTGCCGGAAGAATCAGTCTTCCTGTTCCTCCTAAAGGGCCTGATCAT GTTGTACAGGTCCCAAAACCACAAAATGTTCAGAAAACAGAACCAGCAGTTCCACAGGCTGAAGCAACAAAGCCAGCTGCTGAAGTGGCTTCTGCTGCGCCTCCAAAAGTTGATTATGCTACTGACCTTTTCGGCATGCTCTCAGTAGAAAGTCCCAGTGAGAATAGCTCAGATGCAGCACCAGCTGACGATAATGATTGGGCAGGTTTCCAGT CGGCTAACGAAGCATCAAAAATTGAGAAAACCAGTCCACCAAATGCAGCAGAAGGCAGTAGCAAGTCTGCATCAGGAATCGAGGATTTATTTGCAGATTCACTGTCATTAACACCTGTTGCAGAGAAACCCAAGAAAGATGTTAAAAATGATATTATGAGTCTTTTTGAGAAG TCCAATATGGTGTCACCATTCGCTATGCATCAACAGCAACTCACAATGTTGGCTCAGCAGCAGTCTCTTTTCATGGCTGCAGCTAAATCTGCTGGTGGGGACCAAAAGTTTCCGGGCACTACACAACAACCTGTTTTGAATGGAAGCAATTTACCTTCCCAACAGCAACTTGCAATGCTGGCTCAGCAGCAGTCTTTTCTCATGGCTGCAGCTAAATCTGCTGGCATGGACCAAAAGTTCCCTGGCGTTGCTCAACAGCCCGTGTCAAATGGAAGCAGTTTACCCTCCCAAAGTTGGCCAAACATTGGCTACCAAATTCCTGGAATGATGATGCCTATAGATGGACAG GCAAGGACAGCGGGACCGGCAAATCCAACAGGAAGTTCTGTTCCATATCCAACGTCTAG CTTTTATTCTATGCCCCAAGTTAGCCCAGCTAATGGCCTTACAAATGCTGGAGTGAACAAAACTCAGTCACCGGCTCCAACATCGGCTGCAGCTTCTTCTACCCCAATACAAAAGGGAAAAGATTATGATTTCTCTTCATTAACACAAGGGATGTTCGCAAAACAGTAA
- the LOC133731948 gene encoding uncharacterized protein LOC133731948, with translation MSTSWSNNWLLSLKIVLISTGVVSMAVALKLSVPVAADLVASQLPSLWSSLLSWLTPPYLYILINCIIISIVASSKLHNPKSEDTHDSETIPPPAEMVAVPPVTTVKIPAAEVRPEYTAYNGVALSEYGYDSNVLPEVSDSYGDAAAVETVEDLNAEPEKEESEVLNVGDDTAAAAASRPARSGLQRKDSMEFWLNENQRPPVSARFAHRKASPEGGRSLGVSKPKRHDTLESTWKTITDGRSVPLTRHLKKSDTWERRMDQNTPPANNNTMNKSETFHERSRTTATGSPVRQSPGSSGARLRKEPSLSQDELNRRVEAFINKFNEEMRLQRQESLNQYQEMVGRGAQAAPLAH, from the exons ATGTCGACGAGTTGGAGCAACAACTGGTTACTCTCTCTCAAGATCGTGCTGATCTCCACCGGCGTCGTCTCCATGGCCGTCGCACTGAAGCTCTCGGTTCCGGTGGCCGCGGACCTCGTCGCCTCGCAACTACCTTCCTTATGGAGCTCTCTGCTCTCTTGGCTCACACCTCCTTACCTCTACATCCTCATCAACTGCATCATCATCAGCATCGTCGCCTCCTCCAAgctccataatccaaaatccgAAGATACTCACGATTCCGAAACTATTCCGCCGCCGGCGGAGATGGTAGCCGTCCCTCCGGTGACGACGGTCAAGATCCCCGCCGCGGAAGTGAGGCCTGAGTACACAGCCTACAACGGCGTCGCTCTGAGCGAGTACGGTTACGATTCCAATGTGTTGCCGGAGGTTTCCGATTCGTACGGAGATGCAGCGGCGGTTGAGACCGTTGAGGATTTGAACGCGGAGCCGGAGAAGGAGGAGAGCGAGGTTCTTAACGTCGGTGATgacaccgccgccgccgccgcatCCAGGCCTGCACGGAGTGGTTTGCAGAGGAAGGATTCCATGGAGTTTTGGTTGAATGAGAACCAGAGGCCACCGGTTTCTGCTAGATTCGCTCACAGAAAAGCTAGTCCTGAAG GAGGGAGGTCGTTGGGAGTGTCGAAGCCGAAGAGGCACGACACGCTGGAGAGCACGTGGAAGACGATAACGGACGGCCGGTCGGTGCCGTTAACGAGGCACTTGAAGAAGTCCGACACGTGGGAGCGGCGAATGGACCAGAATACCCCTCCCGCTAACAACAATACGATGAACAAGTCGGAGACGTTCCACGAGCGGAGCAGGACGACTGCGACCGGGTCGCCGGTGAGACAGTCGCCCGGGTCGTCGGGGGCCCGGCTGAGGAAGGAACCGTCGCTGAGTCAGGACGAGTTGAACCGGCGGGTGGAGGCGTTCATCAACAAGTTTAACGAGGAGATGAGGCTGCAGAGGCAGGAGTCGTTGAACCAGTACCAGGAGATGGTCGGCCGTGGGGCCCAGGCGGCGCCGTTAGCTCACTAG